The proteins below are encoded in one region of Sulfolobus islandicus Y.N.15.51:
- a CDS encoding endonuclease III domain-containing protein, with amino-acid sequence MVRKILDTLLKIFENNKSILKEKGWIVSSETSYEWWDGLKSAEEIIISAILVQMSRWEIVKSKVEEMRSKGLTDFYKLCNTTEQELYDVLKGINFYKTKVKRLINLSKIIINLGSVEKFYNRNLLLSIDGIGEETADSILLFAGHKPNFPPSEYGKRVLSRVLGISIKKKNEVKRLVEENLERNVYEYKLLHAGIVTVGRAFCFIENPKCKDCILKKVCKYYRENSS; translated from the coding sequence ATGGTTCGTAAAATACTTGACACATTGCTGAAAATATTTGAAAATAATAAAAGCATATTGAAGGAAAAAGGTTGGATAGTTTCGTCCGAAACTTCTTATGAATGGTGGGACGGACTAAAAAGTGCAGAAGAAATAATTATTTCAGCAATATTGGTTCAAATGTCAAGATGGGAAATTGTAAAGAGCAAAGTAGAGGAGATGAGGAGTAAAGGTTTGACTGATTTTTATAAATTATGCAATACTACTGAACAAGAATTATATGATGTATTGAAAGGAATTAACTTCTATAAGACTAAGGTTAAGAGGTTAATTAATTTATCTAAAATCATAATAAATCTAGGTAGTGTTGAGAAATTTTATAATAGAAATTTACTTTTAAGCATTGATGGTATAGGCGAAGAAACAGCTGACTCAATCTTGCTTTTCGCAGGTCACAAACCAAACTTTCCACCATCAGAGTACGGTAAGAGAGTATTATCTAGAGTATTAGGAATTAGTATAAAGAAAAAGAATGAGGTTAAAAGACTAGTAGAGGAGAATTTAGAGCGAAACGTCTACGAATACAAATTACTACACGCTGGAATAGTCACTGTAGGTAGAGCATTTTGTTTCATTGAAAATCCCAAATGTAAAGACTGTATTTTGAAGAAAGTATGTAAATATTATAGAGAAAATTCCTCGTGA
- the thrS gene encoding threonine--tRNA ligase, whose product MESYKPVWLKGAVILAINLIDKGYKPVAVGLGERDFYIDVKSDTSITLDEVKKAINENVLANVSIENNQIVYKGNKVSIIEDKVSISTNLNPKYFEILNISTHHPNPNEQYVRIRGVAFETEEQLKDYLSWLEKAEETDHRLIGEKLDLFSFHEEAGSGLVLFHPKGQTIRNELIAFMREINDSMGYQEVYTSHVFKTDIWKISGHYTLYRDKLIVFNMEGDEYGVKPMNCPAHILIYKSKPRTYRDLPIRFSEFGHVYRWEKKGELYGLLRVRGFVQDDGHIFLREDQLREEIKMLISKTVEVWHKFGFKDDDIKPYLSTRPDESIGSDELWEKATNALISALQESGLKFGIKEKEGAFYGPKIDFEIRDSLGRWWQLSTIQVDFNLPERFKLEYIDKDGIKKRPVMVHRAIYGSIDRFVAILLEHFKGKLPTWLSSVQVRVLPITDEVNEYAEKVLNDMRKRRIRAEIDYAGETLSKRIKNAYDQGVPYILIVGKKEASEGTVTVRARGNIEVRNVKFEKFLELLITEIAQRDVEQTTVKALK is encoded by the coding sequence ATGGAAAGTTATAAGCCAGTGTGGCTAAAGGGTGCGGTAATTTTAGCCATAAACCTAATAGATAAGGGATATAAGCCAGTTGCTGTTGGCCTAGGTGAAAGGGATTTCTACATTGATGTGAAATCAGACACTAGCATTACCTTAGATGAGGTAAAGAAGGCAATCAATGAGAACGTTCTAGCTAATGTATCCATTGAGAATAATCAGATAGTGTATAAAGGAAACAAGGTTTCAATAATAGAGGATAAGGTTTCAATTTCGACCAATTTAAATCCTAAGTATTTTGAAATTTTAAATATCTCAACTCATCATCCAAATCCCAATGAACAATACGTCAGAATTAGGGGTGTGGCTTTCGAGACTGAAGAACAGTTAAAGGATTACCTTTCTTGGCTAGAAAAGGCTGAAGAGACTGACCATAGGCTGATTGGAGAAAAGTTAGACTTATTTAGCTTTCATGAGGAAGCTGGATCAGGATTAGTACTATTTCATCCTAAGGGACAAACGATAAGAAATGAACTCATTGCGTTTATGAGAGAGATAAATGATAGCATGGGGTATCAAGAAGTTTATACTAGCCACGTTTTCAAGACTGATATATGGAAAATATCCGGTCATTATACCTTGTATAGGGATAAACTAATTGTCTTTAACATGGAAGGTGATGAATATGGAGTAAAACCTATGAATTGTCCTGCTCACATTCTAATTTACAAATCTAAACCTAGAACCTATCGTGATCTTCCAATCAGATTTTCAGAGTTTGGCCATGTATATAGGTGGGAAAAGAAAGGAGAATTATATGGGTTACTGAGAGTTAGAGGTTTCGTCCAAGACGATGGTCACATTTTCCTTAGGGAAGATCAACTAAGGGAAGAAATTAAGATGCTTATTTCTAAGACAGTGGAAGTTTGGCACAAGTTCGGCTTCAAAGATGACGATATTAAGCCTTATTTGAGTACAAGGCCGGATGAGAGTATAGGTTCTGATGAACTGTGGGAAAAAGCTACTAACGCGCTGATTTCCGCGTTGCAAGAATCGGGCTTAAAATTCGGTATTAAGGAAAAAGAAGGTGCGTTTTATGGGCCTAAAATCGACTTCGAGATAAGGGATAGTCTAGGTAGATGGTGGCAATTATCCACAATACAAGTTGACTTCAACTTACCTGAGAGGTTTAAGTTGGAGTACATTGATAAGGATGGGATAAAGAAGAGGCCAGTAATGGTACATAGAGCAATATATGGATCAATAGATAGATTTGTTGCAATACTACTTGAGCACTTTAAGGGTAAGCTACCAACGTGGTTAAGTTCAGTCCAGGTTAGGGTTTTACCGATAACTGATGAAGTAAATGAATACGCTGAAAAAGTGCTAAACGATATGAGAAAGAGGAGAATAAGAGCAGAGATTGATTATGCAGGTGAGACCTTAAGTAAGAGGATTAAGAACGCATACGATCAAGGAGTTCCATACATATTGATAGTAGGTAAGAAAGAAGCTAGTGAGGGTACAGTAACTGTTAGAGCTAGGGGTAACATTGAAGTGAGGAACGTTAAGTTTGAAAAGTTCCTAGAGTTATTGATTACCGAGATTGCGCAAAGGGATGTAGAACAAACTACAGTAAAAGCGTTAAAATAG
- a CDS encoding methylated-DNA--[protein]-cysteine S-methyltransferase codes for MLVYGLYKSPLGYITVAKDDKGFIMLDFCDCVEGNSRDDSSFTEFFHKLDLYFEGKPINLREPINLKTYPFRLSVFKEVMKIPWGKVMPYKQIADSLGTSPRAVGMALSKNPILLIIPCHRVIAENGIGGYSRGVKLKRALLELEGVKIPE; via the coding sequence GTGCTAGTGTATGGGTTGTATAAAAGTCCTCTTGGCTATATAACTGTTGCTAAGGACGATAAGGGATTTATTATGTTGGATTTCTGTGACTGTGTGGAAGGAAATTCAAGAGACGATAGTAGTTTTACTGAATTCTTCCATAAGCTAGATCTCTACTTTGAGGGTAAGCCAATAAACTTAAGGGAGCCTATTAACCTAAAGACCTATCCTTTTAGATTATCAGTATTTAAGGAAGTAATGAAGATCCCCTGGGGAAAAGTTATGCCGTATAAACAGATAGCAGATTCACTGGGAACTTCTCCAAGAGCTGTTGGTATGGCTTTATCTAAAAATCCCATTCTTTTAATCATACCATGCCACCGAGTAATAGCTGAAAATGGTATTGGAGGATACTCCAGAGGAGTAAAGTTGAAGAGAGCCTTATTGGAACTAGAGGGAGTCAAAATACCAGAATGA
- a CDS encoding succinate--CoA ligase subunit beta — protein MKLYEYEGKSLFKRVGIPVPNGVVTSEPIRWQGKAVVKSQLLEGARGKRGLVRVTEDIYNTILELKKLGVEKFLVEEFVPHEKEIYASVLLDRETAEPMLVLSREGGIDVEQAKDVKKMIIPLERGVRSYDIVEAEKYLGVKGLGQIIQGLYKLFVDYDAELVEINPLALTNDGRILALDSKVILEDNALYRHEDLLKELGRQEVRDSYVELEGDIGIIGNGAGLTMASMDLVKLNGGNPANFLDVGGGANREHVKESVLKVGSNPRVKKIVINIYGGITRCDEVALGIIDALKEVKKPIFVRLLGTNEELGKKILRENGVNVYDDVLKMIGDAVRS, from the coding sequence ATGAAATTATATGAATATGAGGGAAAGAGTCTTTTTAAGCGTGTAGGGATACCAGTGCCTAATGGTGTTGTAACTTCTGAACCAATAAGATGGCAAGGAAAAGCTGTAGTGAAATCTCAACTATTGGAAGGCGCTAGAGGTAAAAGAGGATTAGTAAGAGTAACTGAAGACATTTATAATACTATTTTAGAACTGAAAAAACTAGGAGTCGAGAAATTCTTAGTAGAGGAATTTGTTCCTCACGAGAAGGAGATTTACGCTTCAGTATTGTTAGATAGGGAAACTGCGGAACCAATGTTAGTTTTATCAAGAGAAGGAGGCATTGATGTTGAACAAGCTAAGGACGTTAAGAAGATGATAATACCACTAGAGAGGGGAGTTAGGAGTTATGATATTGTTGAGGCTGAGAAGTATCTAGGAGTTAAGGGATTAGGACAAATAATACAAGGTTTATATAAATTATTTGTAGATTACGACGCTGAACTAGTTGAGATAAACCCATTAGCATTGACTAATGATGGTAGAATATTAGCTTTAGACTCTAAAGTGATTTTAGAGGATAACGCGTTATATAGACATGAGGATTTGTTAAAGGAGTTAGGGAGGCAAGAAGTTCGTGATAGTTATGTGGAACTAGAGGGAGATATAGGAATAATAGGCAATGGTGCAGGATTAACCATGGCTTCAATGGATCTAGTTAAATTAAATGGCGGAAATCCAGCAAATTTCTTGGATGTTGGTGGAGGAGCTAATAGGGAACATGTTAAAGAAAGTGTTCTCAAAGTGGGTAGCAATCCTAGAGTCAAAAAGATTGTTATAAATATTTACGGTGGAATTACTAGATGTGATGAGGTAGCGTTAGGTATAATTGATGCGCTAAAGGAGGTGAAGAAGCCAATATTTGTTAGATTATTAGGAACTAACGAGGAATTAGGGAAGAAAATATTAAGAGAGAACGGTGTAAACGTATATGATGATGTATTAAAAATGATAGGTGATGCAGTACGCTCATAA
- a CDS encoding UDP-N-acetylglucosamine--N-acetylmuramyl-(pentapeptide) pyrophosphoryl-undecaprenol N-acetylglucosamine transferase, with protein sequence MTRILIIASGGGHTGFARAIAQYLPEKVDFVIPTNDPYSRQMISQYANKIYEIPKGREPDESSLVLFKRLFSIIVKSASIKKYDLIIATGSNHSIFPSFFQFLKGGKVYGIESQDRLITKGKAIGIISNYAKGVFLHWQEQRKLYEKKGIVVGPIVEKPKYESKDEGYILVTTGSMGFKRLFDAIVKSVIGKRIVIQTGKIDPTIYRNQNVTTFSFDPDLEKWIANASLVITHQGKTAMEAVVMYRKPVIMVYNNDWKSATTLSDAKKYAEILGATFLSDPITWSDYNVLLEAIENANEPNVFDTGTPNLVKHVLSEL encoded by the coding sequence GTGACAAGAATCTTAATAATAGCCAGTGGTGGTGGTCATACAGGCTTCGCCAGGGCTATTGCCCAATATTTACCCGAAAAAGTAGATTTCGTGATACCAACAAATGACCCTTATAGTAGACAAATGATATCGCAATATGCAAATAAAATCTACGAGATACCTAAAGGAAGAGAACCAGACGAAAGTAGTCTAGTATTATTTAAGAGATTATTCTCTATAATAGTAAAGAGCGCCAGTATTAAGAAATACGATTTAATCATAGCCACCGGGAGCAATCACTCCATATTTCCTTCCTTTTTTCAATTCTTAAAAGGTGGGAAGGTTTACGGTATCGAAAGTCAAGATAGACTTATCACCAAGGGAAAGGCGATAGGCATAATATCAAATTACGCAAAGGGTGTATTTCTTCATTGGCAAGAGCAAAGGAAACTTTATGAAAAGAAGGGTATTGTCGTGGGACCCATTGTTGAAAAGCCTAAGTATGAGAGTAAGGATGAAGGCTACATATTAGTTACAACTGGTAGCATGGGTTTTAAGAGGTTATTTGACGCAATAGTGAAATCCGTTATAGGGAAGAGGATTGTCATACAGACGGGGAAAATAGATCCCACAATTTATCGTAATCAAAATGTTACTACGTTTAGTTTTGATCCAGATTTAGAAAAGTGGATTGCTAATGCATCTTTGGTAATAACGCATCAAGGTAAAACTGCCATGGAGGCAGTAGTAATGTATAGGAAGCCGGTAATAATGGTTTACAACAACGATTGGAAGAGTGCAACTACGTTAAGTGATGCCAAGAAGTATGCTGAGATATTGGGAGCTACGTTTTTAAGTGATCCAATAACGTGGAGCGATTATAACGTTTTATTAGAAGCTATAGAAAACGCTAATGAGCCTAACGTTTTTGATACAGGTACTCCAAATCTGGTTAAACATGTATTAAGTGAACTATAA
- the sucD gene encoding succinate--CoA ligase subunit alpha, with amino-acid sequence MNKNTRVIVQGITGREGSFHTQQMLKYGTKIVAGVTPGKGGTQVNSVPVYDTVKDAMKEHEADASIIFVPARYAVDAIYEAVDAGIKLIVTITEHIPVLDMARAIKYARARGARIIGPNCPGIIAPEESLVGILPARAFKKGKIGIVSRSGTLTYEVSELLKNSGMGQSTVIGIGGDPIIGTSTLEVAKMFDQDPETEKIVVIGEIGGTMEERLAEAYKRGEIKKPIIAYIAGMTAPREKRMGHAGAVVYMGMGTFESKIRAFKEAGIPIANTPYDIPKLLLS; translated from the coding sequence ATAAATAAGAATACTAGGGTAATTGTCCAAGGAATAACCGGAAGAGAAGGGAGCTTCCATACACAGCAAATGCTAAAATACGGTACAAAAATAGTTGCTGGTGTTACTCCGGGTAAGGGAGGAACTCAAGTTAACAGTGTTCCAGTTTACGACACGGTAAAGGATGCAATGAAAGAACATGAGGCAGATGCTTCAATAATTTTCGTTCCAGCCAGATACGCAGTGGATGCCATATATGAGGCAGTTGATGCAGGAATAAAATTAATTGTAACTATAACCGAGCACATACCGGTTTTGGACATGGCTAGAGCTATAAAGTATGCCAGAGCTAGGGGAGCTAGAATAATAGGACCCAATTGTCCCGGAATAATAGCTCCAGAGGAAAGTCTAGTTGGAATACTTCCAGCCAGAGCATTTAAGAAGGGTAAAATAGGAATAGTGTCTAGATCTGGTACACTAACATATGAGGTTTCAGAATTACTTAAGAACTCTGGTATGGGCCAATCTACTGTTATAGGTATAGGAGGGGATCCAATAATAGGTACGAGTACTTTAGAAGTTGCAAAGATGTTTGATCAAGATCCAGAGACGGAAAAAATTGTTGTAATAGGAGAAATAGGTGGTACCATGGAGGAGAGATTAGCAGAGGCGTATAAGAGGGGAGAAATTAAGAAACCAATTATAGCTTACATAGCAGGAATGACTGCACCTAGGGAGAAAAGGATGGGACATGCAGGAGCAGTAGTTTATATGGGTATGGGTACATTCGAGAGTAAAATAAGGGCATTTAAAGAAGCTGGAATTCCAATAGCTAATACCCCCTACGATATCCCCAAGTTACTTCTTTCTTAA
- a CDS encoding sulfocyanin, translated as MGKHLNTVPWDLVVVNTSIIIAVIVILIIVVGIVAYLTLVHHPATISSTTSSVETTSTSFTLTSTSTTISTSSTSTSSTTTTSSSTTSSTTITTTQSVTLPPGANMLPYNPNNKTVFIYLAVTATGPAFNYNGTSNGQMKIYVPAGWNVMIILTNEQSIPHNANIVLNDTQIPNNPNISADGKILLYVGDSPSNFANNGILSGQTAVGILDNISAGYYWIACGITGHAENGMWADLIVSNSVSVPYFIISSSSSSTSTTHSWG; from the coding sequence TTGGGAAAACATTTAAATACGGTCCCATGGGACTTGGTAGTCGTGAATACATCAATAATTATAGCTGTTATAGTTATATTAATAATAGTAGTAGGAATAGTTGCTTATCTAACGCTAGTACATCATCCTGCCACGATATCTTCTACAACAAGTTCAGTTGAGACAACCTCAACAAGCTTCACTTTAACCTCAACATCTACCACAATCTCAACAAGTTCGACTTCAACATCTTCCACAACTACAACAAGTTCATCTACCACATCTTCCACTACCATTACCACGACACAGTCGGTAACTTTACCTCCTGGGGCTAATATGTTGCCTTATAACCCTAACAATAAGACTGTATTTATCTATCTAGCTGTTACAGCTACTGGTCCAGCATTTAATTATAATGGTACTTCAAATGGGCAGATGAAAATTTACGTTCCTGCAGGATGGAATGTGATGATAATTTTAACGAATGAACAATCCATTCCCCATAATGCGAATATAGTATTAAATGATACTCAAATCCCTAACAATCCCAATATCTCCGCAGATGGTAAAATCTTACTATATGTAGGTGACTCACCATCAAATTTTGCAAATAATGGAATTCTATCTGGTCAGACTGCAGTTGGAATATTAGATAACATTTCAGCTGGTTACTATTGGATTGCGTGTGGAATAACTGGCCACGCTGAAAATGGAATGTGGGCTGATTTAATAGTATCAAACTCTGTCTCAGTCCCATACTTCATAATTTCTTCCTCATCCTCTTCAACCTCAACAACTCATAGCTGGGGCTAA